The following DNA comes from Methanosarcina vacuolata Z-761.
TAGATGAGTATTTCTTCCCTCTCTCCTCCACTCCTTTCAGTAGAAAACCTGAACGTCTCTTTCAAAACCTCAAAGGGCCTTGTAAAAGCAAACGAGAACATTTCCTTTGAGATCAAAGAAGGAGAGATTTTTGGGCTTATTGGAGAAACAGGCTGTGGAAAAACTACTCTTGGAAAAGCCCTTTTGAGGCTGCTCTCAAATAATGCAAGGATAGAAGGGAGAATCATTTACAGGGGTAAGAATATTTTAAGTCTTTCTGAAAAAGAAATGAGGAGTCTGAGAGGAAAGGAAATAGGGATCATGCTACAGGACCCTTCAATCTGTTTTAACCCGGTCCTCTCTGTAGAAAGTCAAATTGCTGAAATTTATCGATACCATGAAGGCATGAAAAAAAAAGATGCAGAAAAGAAAGCTTCAGAGATGCTTGAGCTTGTTGGAATAGATTCCTCAAGAAAGTCTGAATACCCTCACCAGTTCAGTGGTGGGATGCTGCAGAGAGTTATGATAGCAGTAGCGCTTGCTCTCAAGCCAAGACTTCTTATTGCAGACGAACCTACAAAGGGGCTTGATCTTGATATAAAATTGCAAATTCTGGAAATAATTGCCAAGCTTGTTCGGAAGGAAAATTCTTCCATGCTCTTAATTACTCATGATCTGGATGTCGCCACTAAACTTACAGATAGGACTGCAGTGATGTATGCTGGAGAAATCGTTGAAATCGGGAAGACAGCAACGGTCATTTCCGATCCAAAACACCCTTATACTTTTGCACTACTGCATTCGCTTCCAGAAAAAGGGCTAATGACTGTTTTAGGTCAGTCTCCAAGTCTGATCTCTCCTCCTTCCGGTTGCAGGTACCATCCCCGATGTAGTAACCAGCTGGTAGACTGCTCAAAAATCCACCCTGAACTATTGGAACATGTAGATGATCATTTTTCCCGCTGCTTATTCTCTGAAAAAAGTAGTAAGAATGTAAAAAGAGAAGCACAATTGATCCCGGATACTCCTTCTCCTGGGTGTGTGGAGGTGGGCATATGGCATTGTTAGAAGTGAAAAATCTGAAAAAGCATTATTATTCCGGGCTTTTCCAGCTTCAGGTTAACAAGGCCGTAGACGGAGTCAGTTTCAGGATAGAAAAAGGGAAAACTCTAGGTCTTGTTGGAAAAAGTGGTTGTGGGAAATCCACACTTGGAAGAACAGTGTTAAGATTGCTTGAACCGACAGAGGGTAGCATTATCTTTGATGGTCAGGACATTTCAAAACTTAAAGGACAATCTTTAAAATACCTAGGAACCAGAATGCAGATTATTTTTCAAAACCCTGAATCATGCTTGAACCCGAAGATGAAAGTTTATGATATAATTGCAGAACCTTTAAGGCTTCACAGGCTTTGCGCTAAAGACAGAGAATTGGAGAGGGTAAAGGAACTTATTGAAATTGTTTACCTTAATGAAGAGCTTCTTTTTCGCTATCCCAAAGAGCTGAGTGGAGGTCAGCTTCAGAGAGTTGCAATTGCAAGAGTTCTTAGCATGAAACCAGAATTAATAGTAGCGGATGAGCCTACTTCGATGCTAGATCCTCTTGTCCAGGCTCAAATTCTTTCGCTTCTAAAGGGACTGCAAACCAAGTTCAAGATAAGTTTTCTGTTTATCTCCCACGATATTAAGGTTGTTGAATGGATGAGTGACGAGATTGCCTTTATGGAAAAAGGAAAAATTGTTAATCTTAAAGTAGTGTCACGTCAATCCTCAAAGATAAAATAATTCTGGCTCTTCGTTGTTTTGTGTGGATATCCTCATAATATTCTCATAAAAACCAATGCGGTCTTGAATTGGAAATTATCTTATCTATAAGGAATGACGAAGAGCCATTTTTTATCGTTCTATAATATTACCATATACATATTGTGTATCCTGTAGCCAAATATTTTCTGCGAACCCCTTTTGAACCCGAAACAGGACTCATTATTCTATGAGCCTATCCCAAAAGCTCATTTACTCTAATTATTGCTGCTACCATTACAACTCCTAAATATGATGTCTCTTTAATTTCATATCTTGGAAATACTTTCTTGCATGACTCTATCCAGCTAAAGAACCTTTCTACTATGCTTTTCTTTTTGTATTCTTCTTGATCTACTTTTATTGGTCTTCCTCTCTTCTTTTTCTTCCTATTTCTTTTATTTACTGGTATATTGGACTTTATTCCTCTTCTTCTGTTATATTTTCTAATTTTAGCTGTATCATACATTGCATCAGCTGTTACTTTGGAAGGCCTGTTAACAGGCCTTCCTACAGGTCTCTTTATATTGAAATTTTTAAGTGTAGGTATATAAAGTGTAGAATCATTCTTATTTGCAGGAACAATAATAATCGAGAGAGGCAGACCTTGCAAATCTACTAAAACGCTTATTTTTATTCCTTTTATTTTTTTGTGGCCATCGTAGCCGATATTCCCCCTTTTTTAGCCGGAACATCCTTTGTATCAGTAAAGCAGTGAGAAAGATCTATTTTATTCAAATCGTAACCTTTGTTTAAAAGTTCATTGAAAATCTTCTGATAGATGCCATGTTCACACAGATATAGATGGAATCTATGTACTGTTGACTTAGATCCATATTTCCTGGGAACGTCTTTCCACGTACAACCTGTCATAACAACATACAAAATACCGTTCATTAACTTCCTCAGATTTGCACGTGGCCTTCCTGTAGGCGGTTTCTGTGGAGGAAGATAAGGTTCCATGGATTCCCATAGAACATCATCGATTTCACGAAATGACATAAAGGTAAATTTATAATTTCAACATAATATTGCTTTTGGGATAGGCTCTATGATATTTATTGACTCACGAACTTAAGCGTTTTCCGGAAAAGGGAAAAGGTGGAAATTTTCGGAATTTATCTTTGTACCTTTATATTATGGATTCGCTTGATAGGGAATTGTCCTTCTCCAAAGTTGTCCTGTTCTGATTCTGAGAATAGTACCAGAGCGGGAGATAAAGAGCAAGCACCACGAAGCCGACTATCGTTGAAGTCCAGCCTAACTCAAGGCTGTTCAGGTATATTATTCCAATTAGACATAGAGGCAGGTTAAAGAGCCCAAAGAAAAAGGCTACGTATTGCCAGTTTCCAGGGGCTTTGAACGGTCTTTCAAGCTTCGAGAACCTCGGGTCAATTTTTGCCTTAACATATGCGAGCAGACTTATCCCATTGGCACAGACATAACCTATTGCCGAGGCTGCAACTATAGCTGCAGGAGTTCCCAGGCAGATGAAACCCATATTCAAGAGGGCAATGACAATCATTGCATTGACTGGAGTTCCATGTGCATTCATTTTTCCAAAGAACCCTGGCAGATTTCCTTCTTCAGCCATGGAATACATAGCCCTCGAAGCTCCGAGGAAGGCAGTCTGGATAATTAGAACCATTGCCGCAATCAACATGAAGATAGTCAGAGACCCGCCTATGGGACCAAGAGTCATCTGGGCTATAGGCAGCATCGGAGAAACCGGTTCGGACAGAATTCCTTCAATTC
Coding sequences within:
- a CDS encoding transposase, producing the protein MSFREIDDVLWESMEPYLPPQKPPTGRPRANLRKLMNGILYVVMTGCTWKDVPRKYGSKSTVHRFHLYLCEHGIYQKIFNELLNKGYDLNKIDLSHCFTDTKDVPAKKGGISATMATKK
- a CDS encoding ABC transporter ATP-binding protein, with the protein product MSISSLSPPLLSVENLNVSFKTSKGLVKANENISFEIKEGEIFGLIGETGCGKTTLGKALLRLLSNNARIEGRIIYRGKNILSLSEKEMRSLRGKEIGIMLQDPSICFNPVLSVESQIAEIYRYHEGMKKKDAEKKASEMLELVGIDSSRKSEYPHQFSGGMLQRVMIAVALALKPRLLIADEPTKGLDLDIKLQILEIIAKLVRKENSSMLLITHDLDVATKLTDRTAVMYAGEIVEIGKTATVISDPKHPYTFALLHSLPEKGLMTVLGQSPSLISPPSGCRYHPRCSNQLVDCSKIHPELLEHVDDHFSRCLFSEKSSKNVKREAQLIPDTPSPGCVEVGIWHC
- a CDS encoding ATP-binding cassette domain-containing protein; translation: MALLEVKNLKKHYYSGLFQLQVNKAVDGVSFRIEKGKTLGLVGKSGCGKSTLGRTVLRLLEPTEGSIIFDGQDISKLKGQSLKYLGTRMQIIFQNPESCLNPKMKVYDIIAEPLRLHRLCAKDRELERVKELIEIVYLNEELLFRYPKELSGGQLQRVAIARVLSMKPELIVADEPTSMLDPLVQAQILSLLKGLQTKFKISFLFISHDIKVVEWMSDEIAFMEKGKIVNLKVVSRQSSKIK
- a CDS encoding transposase — protein: MQGLPLSIIIVPANKNDSTLYIPTLKNFNIKRPVGRPVNRPSKVTADAMYDTAKIRKYNRRRGIKSNIPVNKRNRKKKKRGRPIKVDQEEYKKKSIVERFFSWIESCKKVFPRYEIKETSYLGVVMVAAIIRVNELLG